In Candidatus Polarisedimenticolaceae bacterium, one DNA window encodes the following:
- the thrS gene encoding threonine--tRNA ligase — protein sequence MPETAASIRVKLPDGSQRELPSGSTAADLAASIGRRLAKDAVVARVDGALADLRRPLPDGASVAIVTPGDPDALHVLRHSTAHATAQAVQELFPGTRIGQGPVIENGFYYDFDRDTPFTDADLETIEARVKEIVARDLPIERIDLPKDEAIRFFENEGEPYKIYFATTKGDDTVSIYRQGTWTDFCRGPHVPSTGRLGAFKLLSVAGAYWLGDEKNKMLQRIYGTAFFTQAELDAYLHLLEEARRRDHRKLGKELDLFMFHPFAPGAAFWTERGTTVYNVLNTFMRDLQLEGYREIKTPLLYNRKLWELSGHWGKYRENMFLVLDNESGEHDFSLKPMNCPSHHVYYASKTHSYRELPIRYTTYDVLHRNEVSGALSGLTRVRQFQQDDCHIYLRPDQIADEVKRLTDFILGYYATFGLKATLKFATRPPERIGDDAMWDRAEGALRAALEATGLAYELKPGDGAFYGPKIDFDVADSLGRKWQLGTIQLDYAAGERFGLEYVGEDNAPHRPVVIHRAVNGSFERFIAILIEHYAGAFPLWLAPEQVRILPITDRINDYGAQVRAACLKAGLRARLDDRSEKIGAKIREAQIAKIPFMLVLGDREAAQATVSVRSRTAGDQGSSPLEAFLEQAAAAIASRSNDV from the coding sequence ATGCCCGAAACGGCCGCCTCGATCCGGGTCAAGCTTCCCGACGGAAGCCAGCGGGAGCTCCCCTCCGGGTCGACCGCCGCCGACCTTGCGGCCTCGATCGGTCGCCGCCTCGCCAAGGACGCCGTCGTCGCCCGGGTGGACGGCGCGCTCGCCGACCTGCGGCGTCCCCTCCCCGACGGCGCCTCCGTCGCGATCGTGACCCCCGGCGACCCCGACGCCCTTCACGTCCTTCGGCACTCCACCGCCCACGCCACCGCCCAGGCGGTCCAGGAGCTGTTCCCGGGGACCAGGATCGGCCAGGGTCCCGTCATCGAGAACGGCTTCTATTACGACTTCGACCGCGACACCCCCTTCACCGACGCCGACCTCGAGACGATCGAGGCCCGGGTGAAGGAGATCGTGGCCCGCGACCTGCCGATCGAGCGCATCGACCTCCCGAAGGACGAGGCGATCCGGTTCTTCGAGAACGAGGGCGAGCCCTACAAGATCTACTTCGCCACGACGAAGGGGGACGACACGGTCTCGATCTACCGGCAGGGCACGTGGACCGACTTCTGCCGCGGCCCGCACGTTCCCTCCACCGGACGACTCGGCGCGTTCAAGCTCCTCTCCGTCGCCGGCGCCTACTGGCTCGGTGACGAGAAGAACAAGATGCTGCAGCGCATCTACGGCACCGCGTTCTTCACGCAGGCCGAGCTCGACGCGTACCTTCACCTGCTGGAGGAGGCGCGGCGTCGCGACCACCGTAAGCTCGGGAAGGAGCTCGACCTCTTCATGTTCCATCCGTTCGCGCCGGGGGCGGCGTTCTGGACGGAGCGCGGAACGACCGTCTACAACGTGCTCAACACGTTCATGCGCGACCTGCAGCTCGAGGGGTACCGCGAGATCAAGACTCCCCTGCTCTACAACCGCAAGTTGTGGGAGCTTTCGGGTCACTGGGGCAAGTACCGCGAGAACATGTTCCTGGTCCTCGACAACGAGTCCGGCGAGCACGACTTCTCGCTCAAGCCGATGAACTGCCCCTCGCACCACGTCTACTACGCGTCGAAGACCCACTCCTATCGCGAGCTGCCGATCCGGTACACGACCTACGACGTGCTGCACCGGAACGAGGTCTCCGGGGCGTTGTCGGGGCTCACCCGGGTGCGGCAGTTCCAGCAGGACGACTGCCACATCTACCTGCGTCCCGACCAGATCGCCGACGAGGTGAAACGGCTGACCGACTTCATCCTCGGGTACTACGCGACCTTCGGGCTCAAGGCGACCCTGAAGTTCGCGACACGCCCCCCGGAGCGGATCGGCGACGACGCGATGTGGGACCGCGCGGAGGGGGCGCTGCGCGCCGCGCTGGAGGCGACGGGGCTGGCCTACGAGCTCAAGCCCGGGGACGGCGCCTTCTACGGGCCGAAGATCGACTTCGACGTCGCCGACTCCCTCGGCCGCAAGTGGCAGCTGGGCACCATCCAGCTCGACTACGCCGCCGGCGAGCGGTTCGGCCTGGAATACGTCGGCGAGGACAACGCCCCGCACCGGCCCGTCGTGATCCACCGGGCGGTGAACGGCTCGTTCGAGCGTTTCATCGCCATCCTGATCGAGCACTACGCGGGGGCGTTCCCCCTGTGGCTCGCCCCCGAGCAGGTGCGCATCCTGCCGATCACCGACCGCATCAACGACTACGGGGCGCAGGTGCGCGCCGCGTGCCTGAAGGCGGGGCTACGCGCGCGCCTGGACGACCGCAGCGAGAAGATCGGCGCCAAGATCCGCGAGGCGCAGATCGCCAAGATCCCGTTCATGCTCGTGCTGGGCGACCGCGAGGCGGCCCAGGCCACCGTGTCCGTACGCTCCCGCACGGCGGGAGACCAGGGCTCGTCCCCGCTCGAGGCGTTCCTCGAGCAGGCCGCGGCCGCGATCGCCTCGCGATCGAACGACGTCTAG
- the aroF gene encoding 3-deoxy-7-phosphoheptulonate synthase produces the protein MLIVMKKGSTHADHDRVVRVIEELGFRAHSIPGAERTAIGITGNSGPLDPTIFEILPGVAQAVPVTRPFKLVSKEVKPDPTLVRVGSLEIGGGAFQIAAGPCAVEREETYLACAHVVKQAGATMLRGGAFKPRTSPYSFQGLGKEGLRILARARQETGLPVVTEAVDEASLDLVEEYADVIQIGARNMQNYSLLRRAGRARKPVFLKRGMSANLEDFLMSAEYVLSEGNYQLILCERGIRTFSNHSRFTLDLSVIPSVRALSHLPIFVDPSHGTGMRDRVPSMARAGLAAGADGLMIEVHPEPARALSDGPQAMLPDAFADLVRELRLLAPLVERRMEPVA, from the coding sequence ATGCTCATCGTGATGAAAAAGGGGAGCACGCACGCGGATCACGACCGCGTCGTCCGGGTGATCGAAGAGTTGGGATTCCGGGCGCACTCCATCCCGGGGGCCGAGCGGACCGCGATCGGGATCACGGGGAACTCCGGGCCGCTCGATCCGACGATCTTCGAGATCCTCCCCGGGGTCGCCCAGGCGGTCCCGGTGACCCGTCCGTTCAAGCTCGTCAGCAAGGAGGTCAAGCCCGACCCGACCCTCGTCCGTGTGGGGAGCCTCGAGATCGGAGGAGGCGCCTTCCAGATCGCGGCGGGCCCGTGCGCGGTCGAGCGGGAGGAGACCTACCTCGCCTGCGCCCACGTCGTGAAACAAGCCGGGGCGACGATGCTGCGCGGCGGGGCGTTCAAGCCGAGGACCAGCCCCTACTCCTTCCAGGGGCTCGGCAAGGAAGGGCTGCGGATCCTCGCCCGCGCGCGTCAGGAGACCGGCCTTCCCGTCGTCACCGAGGCGGTGGACGAGGCCTCGCTCGACCTCGTCGAGGAATACGCCGACGTCATCCAGATCGGCGCGCGGAACATGCAGAACTACTCGCTGCTCCGCCGCGCGGGGCGGGCGCGGAAGCCCGTCTTCCTCAAGCGGGGGATGTCGGCGAACCTCGAGGACTTCCTCATGTCCGCGGAGTACGTGCTCAGCGAGGGGAACTACCAGCTCATCCTCTGCGAGCGCGGCATCCGGACCTTCTCGAACCACAGCCGTTTCACCCTCGACCTCTCGGTGATCCCTTCGGTGCGCGCGCTGTCGCACCTTCCGATCTTCGTCGACCCCAGCCACGGGACGGGGATGCGCGATCGCGTGCCGTCCATGGCGCGGGCGGGGCTCGCGGCGGGAGCCGACGGGCTGATGATCGAGGTCCATCCCGAGCCGGCCCGCGCGCTCTCCGACGGGCCCCAGGCGATGCTGCCGGACGCGTTCGCGGATCTCGTCCGCGAATTGCGCCTGCTGGCGCCCCTGGTCGAGCGACGGATGGAGCCCGTCGCATGA
- a CDS encoding MBL fold metallo-hydrolase — translation MIRFSAGDVAVTVLDGGAVRLDGGAMFGVVPKPLWERHRAPDDRNRIRLGMNVLLVEDGRRRWLVDTGAGTKEDAKFRDIYGLEPKTAQELLAPAGLVPEDIDVVVNSHLHFDHAGGNTARDARGDVVSAFPNARFVVQRGELEFARWDNERIRASYLADNFDPIDRDGRFDLVEGDVALGPHLSVERAPGHVPNLHVVVVDGGARKVCFLADLVPTATHVPYPWIMGYDLEPLETLASKKRLLPRAVREGWILVFEHDADLPVGVLEEKGGRLSARPFEPEA, via the coding sequence ATGATCCGATTCTCCGCGGGCGACGTCGCCGTGACGGTGCTCGACGGGGGAGCCGTTCGGCTCGACGGCGGGGCGATGTTCGGCGTCGTCCCCAAGCCGCTCTGGGAGCGGCACCGGGCCCCGGACGATCGCAACCGGATCCGCCTCGGGATGAACGTCCTCCTCGTGGAGGACGGGCGCCGGCGCTGGCTCGTGGACACCGGCGCCGGAACCAAGGAGGACGCGAAGTTCCGCGACATCTACGGCCTCGAGCCGAAAACGGCGCAGGAGCTTCTCGCCCCCGCCGGGCTCGTCCCCGAGGACATCGACGTCGTGGTGAACTCGCATCTCCACTTCGACCACGCCGGCGGGAACACGGCGCGCGACGCGCGCGGGGACGTCGTGAGCGCCTTCCCGAACGCGCGGTTCGTCGTGCAGCGCGGCGAGCTCGAGTTCGCACGCTGGGACAACGAGCGCATCCGCGCGTCGTATCTGGCCGACAACTTCGACCCGATCGACCGCGACGGCCGCTTCGACCTCGTGGAGGGGGACGTCGCGCTCGGCCCGCACCTGAGCGTCGAGCGCGCTCCCGGCCACGTGCCGAACCTGCACGTCGTGGTGGTGGACGGGGGAGCGCGCAAGGTCTGTTTTCTCGCCGACCTCGTCCCGACCGCGACCCACGTCCCGTACCCGTGGATCATGGGGTACGACCTCGAGCCGCTCGAGACCCTCGCCTCGAAGAAGCGCCTGCTCCCCCGGGCGGTGCGTGAAGGCTGGATCCTGGTGTTCGAACACGACGCCGACCTGCCGGTTGGGGTCCTCGAGGAGAAGGGCGGGAGACTCTCCGCCCGCCCCTTCGAACCGGAGGCTTGA